In one window of Primulina tabacum isolate GXHZ01 chromosome 8, ASM2559414v2, whole genome shotgun sequence DNA:
- the LOC142553176 gene encoding coiled-coil domain-containing protein SCD2-like isoform X1, producing the protein MNRKRTESPVYSRQWSGGSSSTGSSSPAGSPAHPRSRPPPAASGMSTIKRTQNVAAKAAAARLAQVMTASKTTEDEDEDDLDFRFGLPPPVSSNNNVSRTDSNSSSNGLSGISVSKLNRSPSPSFGRNFMDITPVRSTSAGRPSISVRTTTTNAAPLSRSSLKTPVIIPPIEPPNNRLREKRLTHDVGLGLKDSGVQHETSALRDELDMLQEENEIILDKLHQAEEKREEAEARARELEKQVASFGEGVSLEAKLLSRKEAALRQREANLKAAKQTKDGRDEELAALRAELESIKDETATAAEQFREAESEAKALRTMTQRMILTHEEMEEVVLKRCWLARYWGLAAHYGICADIAASKYEHWSSLAPLPFEVVISAGQKAREDSWDGGDDRSKHSRDLNDLSGEGNIESMLSVEMGLRELASLKVEDAVVLSLAQNRRSTLVRHSFSDPKSSSDPKFMEASELSQEESEDVLFKEAWLTYFWRRALVHGVEEDIAEDRLQLWISRSGESPTSHDAVDVEKGLTELRKLGIEQLLWEASRKEIGQPSFANSKQAPDSDTST; encoded by the exons ATGAACCGGAAGAGGACCGAGAGTCCGGTCTACTCCCGACAGTGGAGCGGCGGATCAAGCAGCACCGGCTCATCTTCCCCCGCTGGTTCTCCGGCTCATCCACGATCCAGACCTCCTCCGGCTGCTTCGGGGATGTCAACTATCAAGAGGACTCAAAATGTTGCCGCCAAAGCAGCGGCGGCGCGCCTTGCACAGGTGATGACAGCATCCAAGACTACAGAGGACgaggatgaagatgatctgGACTTTCGTTTCGGACTTCCTCCGCCTGTTTCGAGTAATAATAATGTTAGTAGGACGGACAGTAACAGTAGCAGCAACGGTTTGTCTGGAATTTCGGTTTCCAAGCTGAATAGATCTCCGTCGCCATCG TTTGGTCGAAACTTTATGGATATCACTCCTGTTCGATCCACTTCCGCTGGAAGACCTTCAATATCTGTTCGTACCACAACGACTAATGCGGCACCTTTGAGCCGATCCTCATTGAAAACTCCAGTTATCATCCCTCCTATAGAACCTCCCAATAACAGACTAAGAGAAAAGCG GTTAACACATGATGTGGGACTTGGCCTGAAAGATTCTGGAGTTCAGCATGAGACATCTGCACTTCGTGATGAA CTTGACATGCTGcaagaagaaaatgaaataattCTAGATAAG CTTCATCAGGCAGAAGAAAAACGTGAAGAAGCAGAAGCAAGAGCCAGAGAGTTAGAGAAACAG GTTGCTTCTTTTGGAGAAGGTGTTTCCTTGGAGGCTAAGTTGTTGAGCCG GAAGGAAGCTGCTCTCCGTCAGAGAGAG GCTAATCTCAAAGCTGCGAAGCAAACAAAGGATGGAAGAGATGAAGAACTTGCCGCTCTTCGTGCAGAACTTGAG AGTATTAAAGATGAGACTGCAACAGCTGCAGAACAGTTTCGTGAAGCTGAATCAGAAGCAAAAGCGCTAAGAACTATGACTCAGAGAATGATTCTGACACATGAAGAGATG GAGGAGGTTGTTTTAAAGAGATGCTGGCTTGCTCGCTATTGGGGCTTAGCTGCACATTATG GTATCTGTGCCGATATAGCAGCTTCAAAATATGAGCATTGGTCATCTTTGGCACCTCTGCCATTTGAGGTTGTCATTTCTGCTGGGCAGAAGGCCAGGGAGGATTCATGGGATG GGGGAGATGACCGGAGCAAACATTCTCGTGATTTGAATGATTTATCCGGGGAAGGAAATATTGAGAGCATGTTGTCAGTTGAAATGGGGTTGAGGGAATTAGCTTCCTTGAAG GTTGAGGATGCTGTTGTCCTTTCGTTGGCCCAAAACCGACGGTCAACTTTGGTTCGGCATTCCTTTTCCG ATCCTAAATCGTCAAGTGATCCCAAGTTCATGGAGGCCTCTG AATTAAGTCAAGAGGAATCTGAAGATGTTCTTTTCAAGGAG GCTTGGCTTACATATTTCTGGAGAAGGGCCTTAGTGCATGGTGTTGAGGAAGATATTGCAGAAGACAGACTTCAATTATGGATAAGCCGCAGTGGAGAGTCGCCAACTTCACATGATGCTGTTGATG TTGAGAAAGGATTAACGGAGTTGAGGAAATTGGGCATTGAACAACTGCTGTGGGAGGCGTCCCGGAAGGAGATTGGCCAACCTTCATTTGCTAATAGTAAACAGGCTCCAGATTCAGATACCTCGACATGA
- the LOC142553176 gene encoding coiled-coil domain-containing protein SCD2-like isoform X2 — translation MNRKRTESPVYSRQWSGGSSSTGSSSPAGSPAHPRSRPPPAASGMSTIKRTQNVAAKAAAARLAQVMTASKTTEDEDEDDLDFRFGLPPPVSSNNNVSRTDSNSSSNGLSGISVSKLNRSPSPSFGRNFMDITPVRSTSAGRPSISVRTTTTNAAPLSRSSLKTPVIIPPIEPPNNRLREKRLTHDVGLGLKDSGVQHETSALRDELDMLQEENEIILDKLHQAEEKREEAEARARELEKQVASFGEGVSLEAKLLSRKEAALRQREANLKAAKQTKDGRDEELAALRAELESIKDETATAAEQFREAESEAKALRTMTQRMILTHEEMEEVVLKRCWLARYWGLAAHYGICADIAASKYEHWSSLAPLPFEVVISAGQKAREDSWDGGDDRSKHSRDLNDLSGEGNIESMLSVEMGLRELASLKVEDAVVLSLAQNRRSTLVRHSFSDPKSSSDPKFMEASELSQEESEDVLFKEVC, via the exons ATGAACCGGAAGAGGACCGAGAGTCCGGTCTACTCCCGACAGTGGAGCGGCGGATCAAGCAGCACCGGCTCATCTTCCCCCGCTGGTTCTCCGGCTCATCCACGATCCAGACCTCCTCCGGCTGCTTCGGGGATGTCAACTATCAAGAGGACTCAAAATGTTGCCGCCAAAGCAGCGGCGGCGCGCCTTGCACAGGTGATGACAGCATCCAAGACTACAGAGGACgaggatgaagatgatctgGACTTTCGTTTCGGACTTCCTCCGCCTGTTTCGAGTAATAATAATGTTAGTAGGACGGACAGTAACAGTAGCAGCAACGGTTTGTCTGGAATTTCGGTTTCCAAGCTGAATAGATCTCCGTCGCCATCG TTTGGTCGAAACTTTATGGATATCACTCCTGTTCGATCCACTTCCGCTGGAAGACCTTCAATATCTGTTCGTACCACAACGACTAATGCGGCACCTTTGAGCCGATCCTCATTGAAAACTCCAGTTATCATCCCTCCTATAGAACCTCCCAATAACAGACTAAGAGAAAAGCG GTTAACACATGATGTGGGACTTGGCCTGAAAGATTCTGGAGTTCAGCATGAGACATCTGCACTTCGTGATGAA CTTGACATGCTGcaagaagaaaatgaaataattCTAGATAAG CTTCATCAGGCAGAAGAAAAACGTGAAGAAGCAGAAGCAAGAGCCAGAGAGTTAGAGAAACAG GTTGCTTCTTTTGGAGAAGGTGTTTCCTTGGAGGCTAAGTTGTTGAGCCG GAAGGAAGCTGCTCTCCGTCAGAGAGAG GCTAATCTCAAAGCTGCGAAGCAAACAAAGGATGGAAGAGATGAAGAACTTGCCGCTCTTCGTGCAGAACTTGAG AGTATTAAAGATGAGACTGCAACAGCTGCAGAACAGTTTCGTGAAGCTGAATCAGAAGCAAAAGCGCTAAGAACTATGACTCAGAGAATGATTCTGACACATGAAGAGATG GAGGAGGTTGTTTTAAAGAGATGCTGGCTTGCTCGCTATTGGGGCTTAGCTGCACATTATG GTATCTGTGCCGATATAGCAGCTTCAAAATATGAGCATTGGTCATCTTTGGCACCTCTGCCATTTGAGGTTGTCATTTCTGCTGGGCAGAAGGCCAGGGAGGATTCATGGGATG GGGGAGATGACCGGAGCAAACATTCTCGTGATTTGAATGATTTATCCGGGGAAGGAAATATTGAGAGCATGTTGTCAGTTGAAATGGGGTTGAGGGAATTAGCTTCCTTGAAG GTTGAGGATGCTGTTGTCCTTTCGTTGGCCCAAAACCGACGGTCAACTTTGGTTCGGCATTCCTTTTCCG ATCCTAAATCGTCAAGTGATCCCAAGTTCATGGAGGCCTCTG AATTAAGTCAAGAGGAATCTGAAGATGTTCTTTTCAAGGAGGTATGTTAA